The Lolium rigidum isolate FL_2022 chromosome 1, APGP_CSIRO_Lrig_0.1, whole genome shotgun sequence region gaatggcggataaataccacgtagtaggtaggtatggtggacacaaatggcatagtggttggctcaaggattttggatgcatgagaagtattccctctcgatacaaggtttaggctagcaaggtgtttaaagcaaacacaagtatgaaccggtacagcaaaactcacataaaagacatattgaaagcattataagactctataccgtcttcattgttgtaccttttatcattatatcgaagccgatcgcttgaaccggcctcctctttgtccttgccaccagAGCGGCTGCTTCGCTTTATCTTCGCTatggcggctcacaagccctTCCATGTTGACGCCAAAGGAGAGCTCTGGTCTTCCTTATgcggtggctgagatccaccatgttgacaccgGCAGACAGCACGCATGTCTCCGTTGAGCTTGATGTCGCGCGAACGGGTCttttcaaaggagccgatgagttcggcttcgaggactgccttgatctcatcatacttcttcttgagctcatcaggcagatccttgtacttgaccggagtgctttccaccatctcggatgcagacggcgatgtggttgatgtacacgatggtcccaccgggcgtgccagaatgtgttgaccgccaaaacccaccgtcgggcagcgacagtcagcactagtagagccgggaagagcctagagctgcggctggctgagacccctccggcgacggcccgcaatgctcttcggtcacacgcggcgatgcgaagtgcagggcgtgccaccgacctatacactggtcgggaaggtgatggggatgcctcgcttagttctcgcatggcatacacgtaaacattaaatacgagcctcgatcggctctcgggttatctgtgaatcggctcaaagagccgatccacccatgatccgtgcggggtgcacgaatacttggtgatcctgcttgatcaagataaagctaatgagatctacgacgatttagggttttcaccgcataatcggatcatcctactccgaggttgggcctcgcggccacgcacggtgctcgtaagccgatcctaaacaaggccaaagaaccaacaatgtagttgatcctacggaacatcctgtttaggacttgcgaacgccaccctacgtgccactggatcctcccccctttgtaaggcctaactattgcgagatattaaactaatccttgcagagcaaggagcaatcgtaacggatcgagatctactaaataatgaacaagcgggtgccgcccccatgcactgagataggcatgaggacggctagatatgcaagggttgcactacgtaagcatgtttatacgaagaacaatgctaaccctaacacatctatgataactacgttgcccgccatcaaagacgcttcggtacgggcaacgcatgaacaacgtggagcttgtgctgcctagatcgcaagatgcgatctaggcagcatgtcgctacccgattgaaaccctcgagacgaaggagttggcgatgcgccgagattggtttgttttggggtgaacgttgtgttgttgtttattccataaaccctagatacatatttatagtccaggggactttctaatgtgggcgtgcacctaaccgtgcacgggtaaaactctaacttctaatttaagatacgatctaatataatacagatacacgggcaatttagcccaacttggtataaaaggccgattcatgtacttcttccatatttattcttcaagtccatcttcaatcgcggcccacctctgatccggtcaaattctggtgataacacccgcccggtcgaccggccgctcaaccggccggcccggttcatggcccggtcaaccggtcggaaaccggccagtccggtctgctgtccggtttgaccggcctcTGAGCCGAGCTGCCCAGACTTTCGCACAATTTCATCActacacttgaatatatgctatgctctcttggtttctctcttactgatgacatgtacacttaccccactgctatccttgctctattttctcattcacaggtagttggagtggtgagccacCACGTGGCAGTGTTCCCAAGAGGGGAAGGATTGATCCTCCTCGTCGTTCTAGTGGCCGAgttcctcctcaagctcagcaggatactgacattggcagctcagctcgggggtcgaaccaagtctgttgctaccaagcacaaggataagCAAGTTGTCAACGAGGATGATGAGGTCGTGCCAACCATGAATGTTGGGCTTGCAAACCATCTTGAATGGCAGGAATGGAGGACAGTGAATCTGTATCGCTTCAAGGAGCCCACCTACACTCGTTCGGACAAGGCCTTCTGGACCAACACACAAGCAGCTCTTTGGGagggtttctatgattctcatgagttcatgaagcatggtaatattgtatcacccaaggccatcaatcctgacgagCTTAGCTTCCccacgtgttcttcttgctctcttgggcaacaaggacaatgtcttcgggtaaatttcCCTTTCATCCCCTTTCCTTCGTGTTTTCCCTCTCCCATTGTCACATCTTGAGGAAAGTTGTGaaaacttagggttagggttagaatttgtaaagtcctcatgcctttagagtgtctcacaccacaatgcacttctccactacattgctatagtctatattcaagtttatgagcttttgcatggttttgtggtagaaaatctgggcacaacttcacagctcgacatacccggtcacccgctgttgaccgccaaaacccaccgtcgggcagcgacagtcagcactagtagagccgggaagagcctagagctgcggctggctgagacccctccgagcgacggcccgcaatgctcttctggtcacacgcggcgatgcgaagtgcaagggcgtgccatccgacctatacccggtcgtagaAGGTGatgggggatgcctcgcttagttcccgcatggcatacacgtaaacattaaatacgagcctcgatcggctctcggttatcccgtgaatcggctcaaagagccgatccacccatgatccgtgcggggtgcacgaatacttggtgatcctgcttgatcaagataaagctaatgagatctacgacgatttagggttttcaccgcataatcggatcatcctactccagttgggcctcgcggccacgcacggtgctcataagccgatcctaaacaaggccaaagaaccaacaatgtagttgatccacggaacatcctcgtttaggacttgcgaacgccaccctacatgccaccggatcctccccctttgtaaggcctaactattgcgtatattaaactaatccttgcgagcaaggagcaatcgtaacggatcggatctactaaacgatgaacaagcagggtgccgcccccatgcccgagataggcatgaggacggctagatatgcaagggttgcactacgtaagcatgtttatacgaagaacaatgctaaccctaacacatctatgataactacgttgcccgccatcaaagacgcttcacgcacgggcaacgcatgaacaacgtggagcttgtgctgcctagatcgcaagatgcgatctaggcagcatgtcgcttacccgattgaaaccctcgagacgaaggagttggcgatgcgccgagattggtttgttttggggtgaacgttgtgttgttgtttattccataaaccctagatacatatttatagtccaggggactttctaatgtgggcgtgcacctaaccgtgcacgggtaaaactctaacttctaatttaagatacgatctaatataatacagatacacgggcaatttagcccaacttggtataaaaggccgattcatgtacttcttccatatttattcttcaagtccatcttcaatcgcggcccacctctgatccggtcaaattcacgGTGATAAcacccgcccggtcgaccggccgctcaaccggccggcccggttcatggcccggtcaaccggtcggaaaccggccagtccggtctgctgtccggtttgaccggcctctgagccgagctgcccagttttcgcacaatttcatcactacacttgaatatatgctatgctctcttggtttctctcttacgatgacatgtacacttaccccactgctatccttgctctattttctcattcactggtagttggagtggtgagccacCACGTGGCGTTGTTCCCAAGAGGGGAAGGATTGATCCTCCTCGTCGTTCTAGTGGCCGAGTTCCTCCTCAAGCTCGGCAGGATACCGACATTGGCAGCTCGGCTCGGGGTCGAACCAAGTCTCGTTGCtaccaagcacaaggataagCAAGTTGTCAACGAGGATGATGAGGTCGTGCCAACCATGAATGTTGGGCTTGCAAACCATCTTGAATGGCAGGAATGGAGGACAGTTGAATCCGTATCGCTTCAAGGAGCCCACCTACACTCGTTCGGACAAGGCCTTCTGGACCAACACACAAGCAGCTCTTTGGGagggtttctatgattctcatgagttcatgaagcatggtaatattgtatcacccaaggccatcaatcctgacgagcttagactgcatgaagccaccaagtaccgtcatggaccgtgaatgaatcttgtATCCTGGATGGCTTCATGCAGTCTACTCAGAACTTCGACTactccgtgtacgctcatggtgctcttcctactaggaTGGCTCGTGCTCCCTCTCCTACTGCTGATGATGCTGAGGATGCTGATGAGAatgcgggtgatgatgatgatgatgcggctgATGATGATGCTCGCGACACCTCCTCCTCGCTTGGGTTTGGTcactactgatgggtgcgatagcatctctcctcttttcttcgcctttttggtgttccgatgccaaagggggagaagagagtagagtctaggaaccacggggttctttgagtgccacaagccatgggagttgccttatttggattttatatggcttgtgcttgtgcttatttgagtttttcaagaactatttgctatttccaataactcatgtatggatgtgtatggacgactactatgtgtgctactctatgttaagatgtttatgtgtgttatgcttatatatcttgatatgcacatctccataccatgcttgtttcctaaagatattgggggagcttctcatgtttcacaagtggtgcactttgcattcaaacgcaaattctacaAGTGCACTCACTATGGGGGAGCTTtcataatatcttatatggaatcaaggtttagagcttatcataatatctatttgtgactctagctcggtttgtcatcgtataccaaaaagggggagattgtaagggtattttacccttatccattattttggtaacaatgacaccgtgctagtgtatttggactaatacatgactactagatgattcccaggtattagccaaagaggtataaaggtgtatgaatggaacaagaaggctaaaggtgaccccccatttcaacaacaatcaaaagggggttacaggagaaatccggtcacctggccggtccaaccgggccagccaccggccagtccggcgtacaggccggtcgaccggtcggaaaccgggctccacaggaggaccagcaggtccggtctgtggcccggtcgaccgggctcctgaccggcgagtccggcaccacgtccggtcgaccgctcggaaaccgggcagtaaccgggcaccaaccggacaagctccaggacgacgcaaaggtgctccggtcaccagtccggtctgaccggcctcacgaccgggctgtccggtccgtggtccggcctcgaccgggtttgtcgggaagaatgccgaggtggcaagtggcaacggccggattttgaagaacactatatataccccttcttctaccttggaagggttaggcaacatactataaactgttcttgagctctctctctcttactccattgctagaaacaccaaaagcctcgcatctccctcctcctccacccaaactcaaatccctccggggaatcactagaggaggacccgatctaccgttctaccaagccaaatctcattccccttgtattcattgagaagcttgcttcctagggttccttggaaaccctaggtgggcaagaggagtccgaagcatccgggccgtggatttgctccggcaagattgtgaaggtttggaggctacctcaaagtctaccacaagtgagtgagctattccttcgtgggataggctccggagaatagggtgagccttcgtggcgcggggaatccttcgtgggacctccactcctccaaacgtgacgtaccttgttgcaaagcaagggaacacgggaatacatcctcgtctccgcgtgctatcggttatctctaaccgaactccttacttgtgatttaactcgcccgtgagagccttcgtgcttgagttagttgtatcctcatataggttgcttcacctagtttgcattaggctcatctttatattccgcaaagcctaatattgcaaagaaagaattaaaatttgtagaaacctattcacccccctctaggtttaccatctctatactttcacccctacttcttctccccctcgtgaggatccataCTCCAAGGAACCGTCGAATAGGTAACGACACCATCACTGGTCCTATCTCCAGCCGGAGGTGGAGTGTCATATTATGGATACTGAGAATCGACTGGTAATGGTTGCACGGGATTTCTACAGCCGGTGCGGCTCGCGTGTTCATCAACGGCTGACATGAAGATGCAAAGGCGCTTCATGTTCCTGTTTTTTAGGTGGCTTATTTTTGTTGCGATTTTAAGTGATCCATGATCTGTAATAAGTTTTGAGATTTGTTGGTTGTAATTCTGAATTGATCTTAATAAAAGAGgccgtatgcatcgattgatgtagAGGATGGAGataccccatttcaaaaaaaaaatgttcgaAAAACTATTTTAACACATTTGGTGTCGCACACAGCTAAAGTAGATGTATATTTATGGCACACTCTAATATTTCACGGTGAGTAATGTATATTTAGGGCACCGTTGTTGTGGCTGCCCTATCCTATTCGGGGACATAAAAATGGTTGTAACATGGAACCAACCACCACGGTCAAACTTCCCCACTACTTGGCACCGATTTCGATAGGTTCTCGCCTCAAGTACCACCGTTGTGACTCTGTGGGCCATCGTCATCTCACAGCTTGGCCGCTGAATCTCGGGACTCCGCCACCCGAATCCGTTGGAATCCACCCATTCATCTCCCCGACGCCTCCTGAGATGGTTGTTGCAACACCGTGGCAGGCCACTGACGACCGCAACTAAGCTCATGCGATCGTTGGTGAGCCGCTGCTCTTTGCTGATCTCTCAGCATCGGATgcgtctccctccctccctcaccACCATTGGATCTCATGTTCCAATTGCTTTTCAAATAGGCTGTCTGTTACATAACTTTTCCGGTGCCCTAAAGCCTGGAATTTATAGTACACTAGTTTTGTAATGCCCTATTAGTCCCCTCATATCGGTTTACTAGTCCTACATGTGTACCTAGGTCACCAATTTTAACCGATATAGTATAAAGTATATAACACAAAGATTGTACTATTAGAAAATATAGCATAtaaattttctaatgatatattacCTCTGCTCATAAAAAGATATCTTAAATTTAGGTAAATTTGAATGCATCAAACTGAAAACATAGGGCTATGCTTAAGACTAGTAAGCTGATATGGAGAGAGTATACATTATCAACTACATATTCGAATTATTGTTTAGTCGAAGAAAAAACGCGAAAaacagggcttcttattctttgaAATGGAGGAAGCATTGGGTTACAAAGATCTCAACACAGTGAGCAAGATATTGTATGATGATATTGCAGCCGTAAAAAAGATGCAAGGCTGGGATAGCTTGAAAAATTACGAGGCTGGGACTTGACCGTGAAAGAAGTGGTGCCCGTACGATATTGTTGTACATAGTCAACGCTCTTTCGCAGGAATTGCAGCAGTAAACATCAACGTGTTGCTTTGCGTGCCCGGCCGAAGCTGCGGCTTCCCTGCGTCGCTGTCAGACAGCCTGTAATCCGCGCATGTGGAAGCAACCCACTACCTTTGCTCCGCTCACACTGCACAGCGCCACTGCCCTATGTTTGACTTCAAAGGTGTCACCTCGCTCTCACGCACCTAATCGCCTAATGTGTCACTGACAGGTGAGGACAAAACACGGTGGCCCCACCGGTCAGTTGGTACACGGGAGTACATGACTGTGGGCCGAGCATTTTCCTCCGTTCGCACGACTCAGCCATCGATCAATCTACCACTTCCTACTGTAACACGCctgcctgacaggtggggccaagCACTCGTGCCCCACCTGCCATGAGAGGAAACAATCGTCGGTAGCGTCTACCGGATTCAGTACCCAGCTCGATGACATCTGGGCGCCACATCCGGCGGGCCCCACCGGTCACGAGCCAAGGACACGGTCGCCATTCCCATCTACCGCAAGAGTCGCGCGGACAGCGCCACACGCATATAGGGAAGCGGATTCCCGACCGAAACGCTCCTCCAGGTCCAGGACCAGGACCGCGATTTTTTCCCCCATGGCCATGGCGTCCCCGTACCTCCTCCTGCGGCTCGCCGCCGACGAGATCTTCCAAACCCTagagccctcctcctcctccgccgccacccccacccacacagccaccacctcctcctgctacGACGCCTTCGTCCCGGTCTTCCGCCCAGATCCGACCCCCGCGTCCCCCGCGCTGTCGGTCTCCGCGGCCGACCGCGTCCGCAGCCAGTTCCTCTCCGTCGAGCGGGACCTCTTCCACGACGCGCTCGTCGCGCCCCGCAACGACGGGCTCGGCTtccccgaggacgacgacgacgacgacgacgcctccATCCCCTGGGACTGCCTCCAGTTCGACGAGGAGTCCGAGCCGGATCTGCCGCTGTACCCGCCCGCGCCCGCCGACGAGTTCGACTGGGAGGAGgtcgcgcccgcgcccgcccccggGCCCGCCGCGGAGCCCGAGTGGGAGGTGCTCGGCGCCACGCCCCCCGCCGACGCCGACGAGGGCTTCGTCTACACCTCCCACCGCGACGCGCACGACCTGCTCGTCGCCGGCGGGGAGGCGCTCTTCCTCACCAGCAAGCCGCCCGCGTCCAGCTCCGCCATCCGGGCCCTCCCGTCCGCCGTCGTAACCATTAACGAGCATGGGGAGGAGTGCGCCGTGTGCAAGGACGCGGTTGCTGCGGGGGAGCGCGTCAAGCGGATGCCCTGCTCGCACCGCTACCACGAGGACTGCATCGTGCCCTGGCTCCAGGTGCGCAACTCATGCCCGCTCTGCCGATTCGAGCTCCCCACCGACGATCCCAGGTACGAGGCCTGGAAGGCCGGACGCGGACGAGGCTTGGCCGCATGAATGAGCCGCGCGGTAATGGCGATCCTTTGCTCTGCTTGTGTGGTTCTTCTGTATTAGAGATTTAGAGCTGTATGCTTTGGTTTTGGATTGGCTAGGAAACCGATATACCCAGCTGTATGAAGGAAAGCGTAGAGTGTATTAGTCTGCGGAGAAGGTTTTGATCTGCTACTGTTGGCAAGAGAGATTGGTGTTACTTCAGTGTCGCCAGGATTATATATACATATGTAAATGCTATACAAATGTTGTATCTGTTCTAAACTCAAGAGAGAATAGCTATATGAGTTTTTGTGTTGTGATATTTTGTAGATGCCTGTGTGTTTAGCTATATGATGTTGGGTTGTGAATTTAGTCTCAGACTGAGTCATATTTCTGTGTTTTCTTATTGGGAACTAGTCAGAAGGTGCTTTGATTCATATTGTGTTCTGTCTTGGAAAACCTGATGACTTTTTGATACGTGGTGGAACACTAAGGCAAGTTGATTCATCTCTTTGCTGAGCTGAGAGAAAAACGGCTTGTTTGTTGTTCAACATTACCATACACTGAAACTATAATTTCTTTGTTGCTGCTCTCTTCATCTTATTTTTCCTCTTGTTTTTTATCGGGTTACATTGAAGTCATACTCACTGTTTCTGAAGTAGGTACAACCAAAAGCCGGTTTAACCTAATTGGGCACTGACCTTGCTATATGAGTTGTGTTGTGTTTGAAAATTTTGTAGATGCTTGTGTTTAGCTGCTATATACGTATATGTAAATGCTGTTTAGTCTGCCGAGATGGTTTTGATCTGGTACTGTTGGCAAGAGAGATTGGTGTTACTTCAGCGCCGCAAGGATTACATACATATATGTAAATGCTATACAAATGTTGTATCTGTTCTAAACTTAAGACAGAAATAGCTATATGAGTTGTTGTGTTGTGATATTTTGCAGATGCCTATGTGTTTAGCTATATGATGTTGGGTTGTGAATTTAGTCTCAGACTGAGTCATATTTCTGTGGTTTCTTATTGGGAGCACGTAAGAAGGTGCTTTGATTCATATTGTGTTCAGTCTTGGGACTGATGACTTTCGGATAATCAGGCAAGTTGATTCATCTCTTTTCAGAGGTGAGAGAAAAACGGCTCGTTTGTTGTTCAACATTACCATACACTGATACTAGTATAATTATTTGTTGGTGCTCTCTTCATCTTATTTTTCCACTTGTTTCTTTATCGCGTTAAATTGAAGTATTACTCACTGTTTCTGAAGTACAACCAAAAGTTAGTTTAACCTAATTGGGCACTGACCTTGCTATATGAGTTGCTGTGTTTGAAAATTTCGTAGATGCCTGTGTGTTTAGCTATATGATGTTGGGTTGTGAATTTACATACAGACTGAGTCATATTTCTGTAGTTTCTTATCGAGAATCACTAACAAGGTCATTGATTCACATTGTGTTCTGTCTTGAAAATCTGATAAGTTTTTGATATGCAGTGAAGTATGTCAGACAAGTGGATTGGTCTCTTTTCAGAGGTGAGAGAAAAACAGCTTGTTTGTTGTTCattatatttgtgttgattagatGAAAATGTTTGATGGTGGCTCTTGAGTAGGCCATAGCTGTAAGGGAAGCAACGCTGAAACTACAAGTACTTTGTTGGTGCTCTCTTCATCTTATTTTCCCTCTAGTTTTTTGCCGTGTTACATTGAAGTGATACTCATTGTTTCTCAAGTACATTCAACAGCTAGTTGCACCTAATTTTGCATTGATCTTGCTAATTGCTGTAACTCTGGATGTAGTGACCCAACACTGAAACCCCAATTAAACGATTGACTTACTATGAGATTCCCAGAACAAGCTTAATTCTGATCTCTCCCTATAGTGATTGGCTTTACATCCTTACATCCTTGTTGTGACTTGCTGGTTGTGAATTTACAATTTTGTCTCAGACTCCCATTTTCTCTCTTATTGAATTAACTAATTCATTTTctgtatttttggatatttttttGTCATATTTCTGCGTTTTCTTATTGGGAATTCGTAAGAAGGTGATTGATTCATGCTGTGTTCTGTCTTGGAAAATCTGATAACTTTTTGATCTGCAGTGAAATATGCCAGACACTTGGATTTATCTCTTTTCAGAGGTGAGAGAAAAATTGCTTGTTTGTTGTTCAACATCACCATATTACTTAAACTGTTTGATGGTGGCTATGTCAGTAGGGCCGTAGGGGCCATAGCTGTAAGGAATGCAACACTGACACTATAATTACTTTGTGTAGTTCTATAGAGTTGTATGCTTTGGTTTTGGATTGGCCGATCTGATTAGGGAACAAGTACACCTGGTTGTATGAAGGAAATCGTAGAGGGTAGTCTGCAGAGATGGTAGTCTTCCATTAGGGCATGTAAAACGTTAGGGCATGTACCATGGTAGAGAAGGCATGTC contains the following coding sequences:
- the LOC124682144 gene encoding E3 ubiquitin-protein ligase CIP8-like, with the protein product MAMASPYLLLRLAADEIFQTLEPSSSSAATPTHTATTSSCYDAFVPVFRPDPTPASPALSVSAADRVRSQFLSVERDLFHDALVAPRNDGLGFPEDDDDDDDASIPWDCLQFDEESEPDLPLYPPAPADEFDWEEVAPAPAPGPAAEPEWEVLGATPPADADEGFVYTSHRDAHDLLVAGGEALFLTSKPPASSSAIRALPSAVVTINEHGEECAVCKDAVAAGERVKRMPCSHRYHEDCIVPWLQVRNSCPLCRFELPTDDPRYEAWKAGRGRGLAA